A window of the Kosakonia radicincitans DSM 16656 genome harbors these coding sequences:
- a CDS encoding xylose ABC transporter ATP-binding protein has protein sequence MPYLLEMKNITKAFGAVKAIDNVSLRLNAGEVLSLCGENGSGKSTLMKVLCGIYPAGSYDGEIVFAGETLQASHIRDTERKGIAIIHQELALVKHLTVLENIFLGAEITRNGVMDYDLMTLRCEKLLNQVSLAISPDTRVGDLGLGQQQLVEIAKALNKQVRLLILDEPTASLTEQETAVLLDIIRDLRNHDIACIYISHKLNEVKAISDMICVIRDGKHIGTRDATGMSEDDIITMMVGRELTALYPSEPHTTGTEILRVEHLTAWHPVNRHIKRVNDVSFSLKRGEILGIAGLVGAGRTEAVQCLFGVWPGRWEGAIYLDGKQVEIHNCQQAIAHGIAMVPEDRKKDGIVPVMAVGKNITLAALDQFTGVLSSLDDAAEQACILQSLQRLKVKTSSPALAIGRLSGGNQQKAILARCLLLNPRILILDEPTRGIDIGAKYEIYKLINQLVQQGIAVIVISSELPEVLGLSDRVLVMHEGKLKADLINRNLTQEQVMEAALRSEHHVEKQPV, from the coding sequence ATGCCTTATTTACTCGAAATGAAAAACATCACCAAAGCCTTTGGTGCTGTGAAAGCCATTGATAATGTCAGCCTGCGACTGAATGCCGGCGAAGTGTTATCACTGTGCGGCGAGAATGGTTCCGGTAAATCAACACTGATGAAAGTTCTGTGCGGGATCTACCCGGCGGGCAGCTACGACGGGGAGATCGTGTTTGCCGGCGAAACCTTGCAGGCCAGCCATATCCGCGACACCGAACGTAAAGGTATCGCCATCATTCACCAGGAACTGGCGCTGGTGAAGCACCTGACGGTGCTGGAAAATATCTTCCTCGGCGCGGAAATCACCCGTAATGGCGTGATGGATTACGACCTGATGACACTGCGCTGCGAAAAACTCCTTAACCAGGTGAGCCTGGCCATTTCACCGGACACCCGGGTGGGCGATTTAGGGCTGGGGCAACAGCAACTGGTGGAAATTGCCAAGGCGCTGAATAAGCAGGTGCGGCTGCTTATTCTGGATGAACCGACGGCCTCGCTTACCGAACAGGAAACCGCGGTGCTGCTGGATATCATCCGCGACCTGCGCAACCATGATATCGCCTGTATCTACATTTCCCACAAACTCAATGAAGTCAAAGCGATATCTGACATGATTTGCGTCATTCGCGATGGCAAACATATCGGCACCCGCGATGCGACGGGCATGAGTGAAGATGACATCATCACCATGATGGTCGGCCGCGAGCTTACGGCGCTTTATCCCAGTGAGCCACATACTACCGGCACGGAGATCCTGCGCGTTGAACATCTGACCGCCTGGCACCCGGTTAATCGCCATATTAAACGCGTCAACGACGTCTCCTTCAGCCTGAAACGCGGCGAAATCCTTGGTATTGCCGGGTTAGTCGGCGCAGGCAGAACCGAAGCCGTGCAGTGCCTGTTCGGTGTGTGGCCTGGCCGCTGGGAGGGCGCGATTTACCTTGATGGCAAGCAGGTGGAGATCCACAACTGCCAGCAGGCCATCGCGCACGGCATTGCAATGGTGCCGGAAGATCGCAAAAAAGACGGCATCGTGCCGGTGATGGCGGTGGGAAAAAATATTACCCTTGCGGCGCTGGATCAGTTTACCGGCGTGCTCAGCAGCCTGGACGATGCCGCAGAACAAGCCTGCATTTTACAGTCTCTGCAGCGGCTGAAAGTGAAAACCTCATCGCCAGCACTTGCCATAGGTCGCCTCAGCGGCGGCAATCAGCAAAAGGCGATTTTAGCCCGCTGCCTGCTGCTTAACCCGCGCATTTTAATCCTCGACGAACCGACGCGCGGTATTGATATCGGCGCGAAATACGAAATCTACAAACTCATTAACCAACTGGTGCAGCAAGGGATTGCCGTCATCGTTATCTCATCCGAGCTGCCCGAAGTGCTGGGCTTAAGTGACCGGGTGCTGGTGATGCATGAAGGCAAGCTGAAAGCCGATCTTATCAATCGTAATCTGACCCAGGAGCAGGTCATGGAAGCGGCACTGAGGAGCGAACATCATGTCGAAAAGCAACCCGTCTGA
- the xylF gene encoding D-xylose ABC transporter substrate-binding protein gives MKIKNLCLTLCASLLLASAVGHAKEVKIGMAIDDLRLERWQKDRDIFVKKAESLGADVFVQSANGNEETQMSQIENMINRGVDVLVIIPYNGQVLSNVIKEAKQEGIKVLAYDRMINNADIDFYISFDNEKVGELQAQSLVKKVPQGNYFLMGGSPVDNNAKLFRAGQMKVLKPYIDSGKIKIVGDQWVDGWLPENALKIMENALTANNNKIDAVVASNDATAGGAIQALSAQGLAGKVAISGQDADLAGVKRLINGSQTMTVYKPITQLANTAAEIAVELGNGQQPKADTTLNNGLKDVPSRLLTPIEVTKDNIDATVIKDGFHQKNQL, from the coding sequence ATGAAGATAAAGAACCTTTGCCTTACACTCTGCGCCTCCCTGCTCCTTGCCAGCGCCGTTGGTCACGCCAAAGAAGTGAAGATTGGCATGGCGATTGACGATCTGCGCCTTGAACGTTGGCAAAAAGATCGCGATATTTTTGTTAAAAAAGCCGAATCGCTCGGTGCTGATGTGTTTGTTCAATCCGCCAACGGCAATGAAGAAACACAAATGTCGCAAATTGAAAATATGATAAACCGTGGCGTTGATGTGCTGGTTATTATTCCCTACAACGGTCAGGTATTAAGTAACGTAATAAAAGAAGCCAAACAGGAAGGAATTAAAGTTCTGGCTTACGATCGCATGATTAATAATGCCGACATCGACTTCTATATTTCCTTCGACAATGAAAAAGTCGGGGAATTACAGGCGCAAAGCCTGGTCAAGAAAGTGCCGCAAGGGAATTACTTTTTAATGGGCGGCTCACCGGTGGATAATAACGCTAAGCTGTTCCGCGCCGGGCAGATGAAAGTTTTAAAACCGTATATCGATAGCGGAAAAATCAAAATTGTCGGCGATCAGTGGGTCGATGGCTGGCTGCCGGAAAATGCGCTGAAAATAATGGAAAACGCGCTCACCGCTAACAACAACAAGATTGATGCTGTCGTCGCCTCAAATGATGCCACCGCTGGCGGCGCAATCCAGGCGCTTAGCGCCCAGGGGCTGGCAGGGAAAGTCGCCATCTCCGGCCAGGATGCGGATCTCGCCGGGGTAAAACGGCTGATTAACGGCAGCCAGACCATGACCGTCTACAAGCCGATTACACAGCTTGCCAACACCGCGGCGGAAATTGCCGTTGAACTGGGCAACGGCCAGCAGCCGAAAGCAGATACCACGCTCAACAACGGTCTGAAGGATGTTCCGTCCCGCTTGCTGACGCCTATCGAGGTGACGAAAGACAATATCGACGCCACCGTCATCAAAGATGGTTTCCATCAGAAAAACCAGCTCTAG
- the xylA gene encoding xylose isomerase has protein sequence MQAYFDQLDRVRYEGPKTTNPLAFRHYNPDELVLGKRMEDHLRFAACYWHTFCWNGADMFGVGSFDRPWQHPGEAMEQAKRKADVAFEFFHKLNVPYYCFHDVDVSPEGASLKEYLNNFAQMVDVLAEKQQQSGVKLLWGTANCFTNPRYGAGAATNPDPEVFSWAAAQVVTAMNATHKLGGENYVLWGGREGYETLLNTDLRQEREQIGRFMHMVVEHKHKIGFHGTLLIEPKPQEPTKHQYDYDAATVYGFLKQFGLEKEIKLNIEANHATLAGHSFHHEIATAIALGLFGSVDANRGDPQLGWDTDQFPNSVEENALVMYEILKAGGFTTGGLNFDAKVRRQSTDKYDLFYGHIGAMDTMALALKVAARMVEDGELDKRVAKRYAGWNGELGQQILQGQLSLAELAKYAEQQNLAPRHQSGHQEQLENLVNHYLFDK, from the coding sequence ATGCAAGCTTATTTCGATCAGCTGGATCGGGTTCGTTATGAAGGCCCAAAAACCACGAATCCTTTAGCGTTTCGTCATTACAATCCGGATGAGCTAGTGCTCGGTAAGCGCATGGAAGATCACCTGCGTTTTGCCGCCTGCTACTGGCACACTTTCTGCTGGAATGGCGCGGATATGTTCGGTGTGGGCTCTTTCGATCGCCCGTGGCAACACCCCGGCGAGGCCATGGAACAGGCGAAACGCAAAGCTGATGTCGCCTTTGAGTTTTTCCATAAGCTGAACGTCCCCTATTACTGCTTCCATGACGTCGATGTCTCTCCTGAAGGCGCATCGCTGAAAGAGTACCTCAACAACTTTGCACAGATGGTGGATGTGCTGGCTGAAAAACAGCAGCAGAGCGGCGTGAAGCTGCTGTGGGGCACGGCGAACTGCTTTACCAATCCGCGCTATGGCGCAGGCGCGGCGACCAATCCCGATCCGGAAGTCTTTAGTTGGGCCGCCGCGCAGGTGGTGACGGCGATGAATGCCACCCATAAGCTCGGCGGCGAAAACTATGTGCTGTGGGGCGGGCGTGAAGGGTATGAAACCCTGCTGAACACCGATTTGCGCCAGGAGCGCGAACAAATCGGCCGCTTTATGCATATGGTGGTTGAGCACAAACACAAAATTGGTTTTCACGGCACGCTGCTTATCGAACCGAAACCGCAGGAGCCGACCAAGCATCAATACGATTATGACGCAGCTACCGTGTATGGCTTCCTGAAACAGTTTGGTCTGGAGAAAGAGATCAAGCTCAATATCGAAGCCAACCACGCCACGCTGGCGGGCCACTCTTTCCATCACGAAATCGCCACCGCCATTGCGCTGGGGCTGTTCGGCTCGGTGGATGCGAACCGCGGTGACCCGCAGCTCGGCTGGGATACCGATCAGTTCCCGAACAGCGTGGAAGAGAATGCGTTGGTGATGTATGAAATTCTCAAAGCTGGTGGTTTCACTACTGGTGGGCTGAACTTTGACGCCAAAGTGCGTCGCCAGAGCACCGATAAATATGACCTTTTCTACGGACATATCGGCGCAATGGATACCATGGCGCTGGCGCTGAAAGTGGCCGCTCGCATGGTGGAAGATGGCGAGCTGGATAAACGTGTTGCGAAGCGCTATGCCGGCTGGAATGGTGAGCTGGGCCAGCAAATTTTGCAGGGGCAGCTTAGCCTGGCGGAGCTGGCGAAGTACGCTGAGCAGCAAAACCTGGCGCCGCGCCATCAGAGCGGTCATCAGGAACAACTGGAAAATCTGGTCAATCATTACCTCTTTGACAAGTAA
- the xylB gene encoding xylulokinase: MYIGIDLGTSGVKAILLGEQGDVLASHTEKLSVSRPQPLWSEQDPEQWWQATDRAIQALAAAHSLQQVKAIGLAGQMHGATLLDNENRVLRPAILWNDGRCGEECKLLEAQVKNSRAITGNLMMPGFTAPKLLWVQRHEPDVFARVAKVLLPKDYLRLKMSGVFASDMSDAAGTMWLDVAKRDWSDEMLAACSLTRAHMPALFEGSEITGELLPEVARRWSMPVVPVVAGGGDNAAGAVGVGMADAGQAMLSLGTSGVYFAVSEGFLSKPESAVHSFCHALPGRWHLMSVMLSAASCLDWAARLTGLESVPALIHAAEQADDKAGDLWFLPYLSGERTPHNNPQAKGVFFGLTHQHGQGELARAVLEGVGYALADGMDVVHACGVTPKSITLIGGGARSAWWRQMLADISGLQLDYRTGGDVGPALGAARLAQVAVNPDVPLATLLPQLPIEQQHLPNAERHGGYASRRETFRRIYQQLLPLMS; encoded by the coding sequence ATGTATATCGGGATCGATCTCGGCACCTCAGGCGTGAAAGCTATTCTGCTCGGTGAGCAGGGGGATGTGCTGGCCTCTCATACGGAAAAACTCAGCGTATCGCGCCCGCAGCCATTATGGTCCGAGCAGGATCCTGAACAGTGGTGGCAGGCAACGGATCGTGCAATTCAGGCGCTGGCCGCCGCGCATTCGTTACAGCAGGTGAAAGCCATCGGGCTTGCCGGGCAGATGCACGGCGCCACGCTGCTGGATAACGAAAACCGCGTGCTGCGCCCGGCTATTTTGTGGAATGACGGCCGCTGCGGCGAAGAGTGCAAGCTACTGGAAGCGCAGGTGAAAAATTCCCGCGCCATTACCGGCAACCTGATGATGCCTGGTTTCACCGCGCCGAAGCTGCTGTGGGTTCAGCGCCACGAGCCGGACGTCTTCGCCAGAGTCGCGAAAGTATTGCTGCCCAAAGATTATCTGCGTCTGAAAATGTCCGGTGTTTTTGCCAGCGATATGTCGGATGCGGCGGGCACTATGTGGCTGGATGTCGCGAAGCGCGACTGGAGCGATGAGATGCTGGCGGCCTGCTCGCTCACCCGCGCACATATGCCGGCGCTGTTTGAAGGCAGCGAAATAACCGGCGAACTGCTGCCGGAGGTTGCCCGACGCTGGTCAATGCCCGTTGTTCCCGTGGTGGCGGGCGGCGGTGATAATGCGGCAGGCGCCGTGGGTGTGGGCATGGCCGATGCCGGGCAGGCGATGCTCTCGCTGGGGACGTCCGGTGTTTATTTCGCGGTCAGCGAAGGGTTTCTGAGCAAGCCGGAGAGCGCGGTACACAGCTTTTGCCACGCGCTGCCGGGGCGCTGGCATCTGATGTCGGTGATGCTTAGCGCTGCTTCCTGTCTGGACTGGGCCGCAAGGCTTACGGGGCTGGAATCGGTGCCCGCGCTGATTCACGCGGCGGAGCAGGCGGACGACAAGGCGGGCGATCTCTGGTTTTTGCCCTATCTTTCTGGCGAACGCACACCGCACAACAACCCGCAGGCGAAGGGCGTTTTCTTCGGCCTGACGCATCAGCACGGGCAGGGCGAACTGGCGCGCGCAGTGCTGGAAGGTGTCGGTTATGCGCTGGCGGATGGTATGGATGTGGTGCATGCCTGCGGCGTGACGCCTAAGAGTATTACGCTTATCGGCGGCGGCGCACGCAGCGCCTGGTGGCGGCAAATGCTGGCGGATATCAGCGGCCTGCAACTCGATTACCGTACTGGTGGCGATGTTGGCCCGGCGCTGGGTGCGGCGCGGCTGGCGCAGGTCGCGGTGAACCCGGATGTTCCGCTGGCAACGTTGCTACCACAGCTTCCCATTGAACAACAACACCTGCCGAACGCTGAACGTCATGGTGGATACGCTTCGCGTCGCGAGACGTTCCGGCGCATCTATCAGCAGCTGTTGCCGCTAATGTCCTGA
- a CDS encoding isochorismatase family protein — protein MSRTALINIDTQQSFFHREYWQEKDFPAFQQAISALISGCEARGIPVVDIFHVADSGPFSLESGFVVPMPFLTHQPAVTFYKHVHNAFTDTGLDHWLRARDINHLIICGIRTEQCCETTARVASDLGYRVTFASEATLTFPMTHKGITLDCDALRHRTETVLEGRFATIQTVHEILER, from the coding sequence ATGTCACGTACCGCCCTTATCAATATCGATACACAACAATCTTTCTTTCATCGTGAATACTGGCAGGAGAAGGATTTTCCTGCTTTCCAGCAGGCCATTTCTGCTCTGATTTCCGGCTGTGAAGCGCGCGGCATTCCGGTTGTCGATATCTTTCACGTTGCAGACAGCGGCCCCTTCTCGCTGGAAAGCGGTTTTGTTGTGCCGATGCCTTTTCTGACGCATCAACCAGCCGTTACCTTTTACAAGCATGTGCACAATGCCTTTACCGATACTGGCCTGGATCACTGGCTGCGCGCGCGTGATATAAATCATCTGATTATTTGCGGTATTCGCACTGAACAGTGCTGCGAAACCACGGCGCGCGTGGCGTCGGATTTGGGCTATCGTGTGACGTTTGCCAGCGAAGCGACGCTGACCTTTCCGATGACGCATAAAGGGATTACGCTGGATTGCGATGCGTTGCGTCATCGTACTGAAACGGTGCTGGAAGGCCGCTTCGCCACGATTCAAACTGTCCACGAAATTCTGGAACGCTAA
- a CDS encoding GlxA family transcriptional regulator produces the protein MTTDVWFVMLPGVLALDMTGPAETFVLAQDAFRLHYIGPDAEVPTSIGLNMGNISPLPETLPAGSLLVLPGVSDSANFFNTPQASLVLHWLMRLQPQIHNQSITLMCVCSGAVLAAKAGLLSGVQCTTHHDVIARLKAAAPTAQVKENRIFIEDRGIWTSAGITSGIDLALHLINRLRGPETALAVAREMVVWFRRSGDDPQISPWLRYRNHLHPAVHRAQDALTAEPQKAWQLAEIAECAHVSPRHLTRLFQQHLGISVRDYLEQLRLVIAEQCLLQGHGAEQAALAAGFSSPRQLHRARARTAN, from the coding sequence ATGACGACAGATGTCTGGTTTGTGATGTTGCCGGGAGTGCTGGCGCTGGATATGACCGGCCCGGCGGAAACATTCGTGCTGGCGCAGGATGCTTTCCGCCTGCATTACATCGGGCCAGACGCCGAAGTGCCCACGTCGATTGGCCTGAATATGGGCAACATCTCGCCGCTGCCGGAAACATTGCCAGCAGGCAGTTTGCTGGTGTTGCCTGGCGTCAGCGATTCGGCGAATTTTTTCAACACGCCGCAGGCCAGTCTTGTGCTGCACTGGCTGATGCGCCTGCAACCGCAGATCCACAACCAGAGCATTACCCTGATGTGCGTCTGTTCGGGCGCAGTGCTGGCGGCGAAAGCAGGGTTGTTGAGCGGCGTGCAGTGCACCACGCATCATGACGTGATTGCGCGTTTAAAAGCGGCAGCGCCGACGGCGCAGGTGAAAGAGAACCGTATTTTTATTGAAGATCGCGGTATCTGGACCAGCGCGGGTATCACCTCCGGCATCGATCTGGCCCTACATCTGATCAACCGCCTGCGGGGGCCGGAAACGGCGCTGGCGGTAGCACGTGAGATGGTGGTCTGGTTCCGCCGTTCCGGCGACGATCCGCAGATTTCGCCGTGGCTGCGTTACCGCAATCATCTTCACCCGGCAGTGCATCGTGCGCAGGATGCGCTTACCGCCGAGCCGCAAAAAGCGTGGCAATTGGCGGAAATCGCCGAATGCGCGCACGTCAGCCCGCGCCATTTGACGCGCCTGTTCCAGCAACATCTGGGTATCAGCGTGCGTGACTACCTTGAACAGTTACGCCTGGTGATTGCTGAGCAGTGCTTATTGCAGGGGCACGGCGCGGAGCAGGCGGCGCTGGCCGCCGGGTTCTCTTCGCCGCGCCAGTTGCACCGGGCACGGGCACGGACGGCTAACTAA